From a region of the Atribacterota bacterium genome:
- a CDS encoding UDP-N-acetylglucosamine--N-acetylmuramyl-(pentapeptide) pyrophosphoryl-undecaprenol N-acetylglucosamine transferase, whose amino-acid sequence MKPCVFIAGGGTGGHVIPSLCIALEIRKRVDWDIIFLGTKRGMERELVRSSDFRMVYLVARGWNRHFDWRFLRLLVENLVGFLLGGWYFLRYRPRAFLAMGSYLSLLGGIWARWFRIPIYVHEQNIYPGLANRIVARWAKMVFVAAQDAIPYFEGCKTVKVVGNPLREEVMEWRGKKEEARKRLMLEPGRRTILVMGGSRGSEVINENFLQALDFLDESAIQVVHITGKEDFFRVEERARRFSFPYRVYPFLSCPGMVYAVSDLAICRAGANTVFELFFFGVPSILVPYAEATESHQVYNALWLQRHQPVEIIEEHVLCPDLLGEKIRTMFLTAHRYSEDTQYLKRAASIIAEEIVGDAQRERRKKIGRTGTC is encoded by the coding sequence CATGTGTTTTCATAGCTGGAGGTGGCACCGGAGGTCATGTAATTCCTTCCTTGTGCATTGCTCTTGAGATTCGTAAGCGAGTGGATTGGGATATCATCTTTCTGGGAACCAAAAGAGGCATGGAGAGAGAGCTTGTGCGCAGTAGTGATTTTCGAATGGTGTATCTTGTAGCTCGGGGTTGGAATCGACATTTTGATTGGAGATTTCTTCGCCTTTTGGTTGAAAATCTGGTAGGATTTTTACTGGGAGGATGGTATTTTTTGCGCTACCGACCCCGTGCTTTTTTGGCTATGGGAAGTTATCTCTCTCTGCTTGGGGGGATATGGGCGCGTTGGTTTCGCATTCCCATTTACGTTCACGAGCAAAATATATACCCCGGCCTTGCCAATCGGATTGTAGCCCGATGGGCGAAAATGGTTTTTGTTGCTGCGCAGGACGCGATTCCGTATTTTGAAGGATGCAAAACCGTAAAGGTGGTGGGGAACCCCTTACGGGAGGAAGTGATGGAGTGGAGGGGTAAAAAAGAGGAGGCGCGCAAAAGATTGATGTTAGAGCCAGGACGTCGTACGATTCTGGTTATGGGTGGAAGTCGAGGTTCAGAAGTCATCAATGAGAATTTTTTGCAAGCTCTGGATTTTCTGGATGAAAGCGCGATTCAGGTGGTTCATATAACTGGGAAAGAGGATTTCTTCCGGGTAGAAGAAAGAGCCAGGCGTTTTTCTTTCCCTTATCGGGTTTATCCCTTTCTTTCCTGTCCGGGGATGGTATATGCGGTTTCAGATTTAGCCATCTGTAGAGCGGGAGCAAACACCGTTTTTGAACTTTTTTTCTTTGGTGTACCCAGCATTCTGGTACCGTATGCCGAGGCTACAGAATCTCATCAAGTTTATAATGCCTTGTGGTTACAGAGGCACCAACCGGTGGAAATTATTGAAGAGCATGTGTTATGTCCAGATCTTCTGGGTGAAAAAATTCGCACCATGTTTCTTACTGCGCATCGCTATTCTGAGGACACTCAATATTTGAAACGTGCAGCATCGATCATTGCTGAGGAGATCGTGGGAGACGCTCAGCGAGAGAGGAGAAAGAAGATTGGTCGAACAGGTACGTGTTGA